The Treponema succinifaciens DSM 2489 region TGTAGCAAAAAAAAGTACTGCTTCTTCAGAAAAAGCAAAAACAACTGCAGTTGCAAAAACTGCCGCTTCAAAAAAAACAGTAGAAACAAAGACTTCTACCGCAAAAAAAAATTCAGGACTTTTAGAAAAATCAAAAGCTGTAAGAGGTTCATCTGCTTCTGTAAAATCAACTGAACCTAAAGTTGGTGTGAAAAAAACTTCAGTTGAAAAAAAATCATCTTTGCCAGAAACTAAAAAAGCAGTTGTCTCTTCTGCGGAAACAAAAGCAACTGTAAGAAAAAGTTCAGTTCCTTCTATAGAAAAAAAGCCAGTTGCAAGAAAAACAGTTTCTTCTTCTGCAGAAGAAAAGTCTGCGGTACGAAAAAGTTCCGTTGTTTCAGAAAAAACAAAAACTTCTTCAGTTGCGAGAACTTCCGCCGTGAAAAAATCTGTTGAGCCAAAAGTTTTTACAGAAGAAAAAAAATTGGAATCGCAGAAAACTCCTTTGCAAAAAACTGTCGCCGTTTCTAGTTTGCCTCCCAAAAATTCTTTACCTGAAAAAAAAGAAGAAACTGGAGGAGTTGCAATAAAAAAAACAGAGCCGGTTTTGGCTTCAAGTTTTGAATTGGAAAAAAAATCAGCGCAAAAAAATATTGAGCCTGAAAAAATGAAAGATAAAAAATCAAATAAAAAAGTAGCGGCTTTACTGATTTTCCTGCTTGCTGTTTTAGCTGGCGGCGGATTTTTTGTTTTAAATAATCAAAATTTTTTTGGCTCTAAAGATAATGCTGTTTCTGAATTGAGCGTTGAAGAAAAACTTGCATTGGCTCAAAAACTGATTGAGCAGGGTAATTATGAAGAGGCTTTGAAAATTCTTTTGGGAATTGATGCTTCTGGAAACAGCGAGGCTGCAAAAGAACTTAGAAATAAAATTTCCGCTTTAATAAATGAAGCATTTTCCAAGGCTTTTGAAAATGGACGTGAACAGGAAATATTGGATTTTATTCAGTCGCTTATTGATAATGATGAAATAAAATCTGCTTTGAAAGTTTTAAACGCAATAAAGGCAGATCCGGACAGTCCTTTAAAAGAAAGACTGGAGAGTTTGAAAAAATCTGCTGTTGATAAAGCTATTGCGGATGGAAAAACTTCTGAGCTTTTGTCTTTGATTCAGCAGATGATAGATGATGGAAATTTTTCAGAAGCGCTTGAACTTTTGAATACAATTTCTATAGATGGCGATGATGAAATTTCTGATATGCTGAAAAATAAAATTGAGCGCATGAAAAAGCAGGCTCAAGTTTTGCAGACGACCGAAAATCTTTCTGATGAAGAAAAACTTGCGCTTGCACAAAGACTTATTGACGAGGGGAAATTTGAAGAAGCTCTTATTCTTTTGAACACTTTAAATCCAAATGAAAAAAATCAAGATAAAATCAAGGCTCTGAAAAAAGAAGCTGTAGAAAAAGCAACACAGGCTGGAATTGATTTAGGCGAGTTTGGCTTTGATGAAAACGGAAATCCAATTCTTTCTGAAGAGGAAATTCTTCGTCATAGAAATGAAGCAAAAAATAAGCGTGAAATAGAAGCGCAGAAAATTCAAGATGCAAAAAATGAAGCCGAACGAAAAGCTCTTGAAGAAAAGAAAGCAAGAGAACAAAAAGCTTTAGAAGCAGAAAGACAAAAAAAAGCTGCCGCTGCAAAGAAAGCTCAAGAAGAAAAATTGGCAAGAGAAGCTGCGGCTAAAAAAGCAGAAGCTGAAAGAAAGGCGAAGGAAAAAGCCCTTGCAGAACAAAAGGCAAAAGAGGCGGCGATTGCCCGTAAAAAGCAACTTGTTGAAAATTATATTTCACATGGAAAACAGCTCTTGTCTGAAAATAAAAATAAAGAAGCGGTCGCAGAATTTTATAATGCTGAAAAAAATCTTCCTGCCGAAGAAAATACTTTTGCAGGAAAAAAACTTGGGGAATCAGCGAGTGCTCTGTTTGACAGTTCTGAAAAAAAATCTGGAACTGAAAAGGAATTTCTTCATGACGAGGCTGTGAAATTTGCAGAAAAATCCTTTGAAAAATCTAAAGAAGAACCTAACGTTATGTTTATTCTTGGAATGGATGCTCTTGAAAAACATAATTATGCTTCCGCAGAAAATTTTTTACGCAATGCCACAAAGAAAGAGCCTGGTAACAGCACTTACTTTTATCAGCTTGGAAGAGTTCTTGCGATGCAGAAAAAATATAATGAGTCGCTTGCAGCTTTTCAAACTTCAATAAAAATAAATGGAAACTTTGCGCCTGCTCATTATAATTCTGGATTTGTTTGTGAAAAGCTTGGAAAAAATAAAGAGGCTCTTGCTTCGTATAGAAATGCAATAAAAATAAAGCCTGATTATGAAAATGCGTTTATGGGCGCAGGACATATTTTGGCTGAAGAGAAAAATTATTCAGAGGCTGTAAAATCATATTCAGAAGCTGTAAAAATAAATCCGTCAAGAGCGCAAACTTATCAGGAACTTGGTTCTTGCTATTCAGAATTAAAAAATTATAGTCTTGCAGAACAAAATTTTTTAAAGGCACTTTCTTGTCCGGATTCTACTGTGGAAAAAAATGCGCTTACTTATTACAACCTTTCTACTGTGATGTTTGCACAAGACAAAAAGAACGAGGCATTTGATTTTGCAAAAAAAACTTATGATAACAAAGAAAAAACTTCGTCTGAAGTAAAGTCAAATATTTCATATAATCTGGGACTTTTAAATCAAGAATTAGGAAATGAAAATGAAGCAATCAAACTTTATCAGGAAACCTTAAATCTTGATTCAAATCATGTTAAAGCAAATACAAATTTAGGAATGATTCTTCTTACGAAAAATCAACCTGATGCTGCGATTGCGCTTTTGCTAAAAGCTTACAAAAATGATTCCAAGAATTTTGAAGTGAACAACAATCTTGGAAGCGCCTACAGAGATACTGGTGATTTTGAAAACTCTGTTAGGTTTTATAAAAATGCTTTGGATATAGAACCTGAAAATCTAACCGTAAAAGAAAATCTTGCAAAGTCATATACATCTGCAAAAGATTATAAAAATGCAAGACTGATTTATGAAGAGCTTGTAAAAAAACAGCAGACTGAATGGCCTTTATTTTTTGAACTTGCAAAAGTTTGTCTTGCTCAAGGCGATGGGAATGGCGCGGAAAAATATTTGCTTTACTTGCAATCCAAAGCTCCTGATTTTAAAACTTCAGAAGTAAATGGATTGCTTGCAGAATTGCAGTAACTTGTTTTGCTGAGCGGATTTTATGTCCGCTTTACAAGTGCAAAAAGTTGCTGTCTTGTAATCGTTGTGTATACGGGGCGTCCGTGAGGACAGTGTGGATCTGGAAGTTCAAGAGCTCCCTTTGCAATTTTTTTTGCAGTCTCTTCATCTAAAACTGTTCCGTCCATAACTGCGCTCCTGCACGCTGTGGATGCGGCGGCTGCATTTATCATGTCTGCAGGATTTACCCGCCGGTCAAGCACATCTTTTTTCAAATCAGCTTCTGTGCCTTTCCATCTTATCGGTACTGTTGAAAATTCCCATTTTCCATTTCCGCAGTCTTTGCATGAAAATCCGGCTTCTTCAAGTTTGTCTTTTATTGCGCGGATAAAATTGTCATCAGCGGAGGAATCTGTCTGCACAATGTATGGAACTAGAAGTGACTGCTTTTGTCCTGCCTCTGCCATGATTTGATTATAAATCATTCTTTCGTGGGCGGCGTGCTGATCGATTATGTAAAGCGTTTCATTTTTTTCTGCAATGATAAAAGTTCCAAGAACACAGCCTGCAAAATGAAATCCTTTTTCATATTCTGAAAAATTTTCGCTGCTGATTTCTGGAATATAATTTGGTTTCATCGGGTGAAAAAAATCTTGCGAAGTTTTTGTTTTAAAAAAGGATTGTCTTGCTCCACTTGATGAAAAATTTGTCCTAGGAATTCCGCGCTTTACATCAGAATAAATTGAATTTATTTTGGGAATGTTATTTTGATGAGAGAAGGTTTCTTTAACAAAATTATTTTTTTCAATACTGGTGGAATTAAAGGAAAATTCATTTGAAAGTTCAGCTTCTGTTTTATCTTCTGCATTTTGGGTGAGCATTGATTTTACAGTATACTGCTTGAAGAAATTTCTTGTTGTTGAGCTTACTGCATGATGAAGCGCATTTATGTCTTTGAATCTAGCTTCACGTTTCGAAGGATGAATGTTGAAGTCTACAAGAGCTGGGTTCATTTCTACAAAAAGGCAGGCGACTGGAAATGTTCCGTTTGGAAAATATCCTTGCGTTCCGTAAATGATGGCTTGCACGAGAGAATATTCTTGTATTTTTCTTCCGTTCACGTAAATGAAAATATCTTTTCGGGAAGTTCTTGCAACAGAAGGCTCTCCAATAATCAGCGTAAATGAAAAATTTTTTTCAGAGTCTTCATGCTTCAACTCATAAAATAAATCGCTGCTTTCAAAAAATTCATTTGTCTGAACAAATCTTTCTTTTAAGGATTGTCCAGCGGGAAGTGAAAGTTTTTCTTCGCCGTCATTTACAAAAGTAAAAGCAATGTCTGGACGTGGAAGAATTTTTTCTTCAAAAATTGTCCTGCACTGAATTCCTTCTGAAGCCGGTCTTTTTAAAAATTGTCTTCTTGCAGGAAAATTTTCAAAAAGACCTGATGACTGCGCTATTGTCCCTTCTGTTGAAGCGCAAGGCTCGATAATGTGATCTTCCGTTACAGAAGCGTTCATTTTCCATCCGCCGCTTTTTATTTCCAATCGGCTCACTGCCGCAATTGAGGAAAGCGCTTCGCCTCTGAATCCTAAAGTTGAAAGATTAAGCAAATCTGTTTCTGTTGAAATTTTGCTTGTTGCATGTGGGTGCGCGCATTGAATCAAATCTTCTTTTGACATTCCGCAGCCATTGTCTATGACTCTTATTTTTTCAATTCCGCCGCTAGCAATCTCAACTCTGATTCTTGTTGCTCCGCTGTCAACTGCATTGTCCATAAATTCGCGGACAATAGCGCATGGTTTGTCTATGACTTCCCCGGCGGCAATTTTTCTTGCAACTTCCGCATTTAGAATTTTTACGCGTCTTTGTTCTGTCATGCTCTCGTTCCCGTGATTTCAGAAGATTCATCAAAAAGACCGAGCACAGGAGCATTTTCACTTTTTGACTTTTGCTTTTTTCCTTGCGCGGATTTTTCATCTTCTTCTGAAACTTCAGGATTGTTCATTAATATTTGAATTTTGCTTTCCATTTCATCAAGAGATTTTTCCATGGATTTTGCAAGCTTTATTCCTTCCTCAAAATCTTTGAGCGCATCTTCCAGGCTGATGTCGCTTTTTTTTATGGAAGCGGAAAGCTCTTCAAGTCTTTTTAGTTTTTCTTCAAAGTTTGTCATTTTATTCTCCGTTAATTTGTTTTATCAACAGTTGCGAAAATCAATCCTTCCGCCGGTTTGATTTTTATTTTTGCGCCGTTGGAAAGTTCCGATGACTTTCTTATTATTTTTCCATTTTCATCGCAAACCATAGAATATCCTCTGTCGAAAATATTCTGCGGATTGCAGTTTTCCAAATTTTGCAGGCAGAGTTTTATTTTTATTCTTTTGTCCTTTATTATGTTTTCAATTGCGTCTTTCATTGAGTCAAACGCCTTGTCAAACCTTTCTGAATATTTTTGCTCGATGTTTTGCAATCTAGTTTGCATATTTTCAGGATCGAAATTTCTTAGCATAAGCCGCAAAGAATTTGTTTTGTTTTGAATTTCAGAAAACAAAATGGATTTGAAATTTTCAATATTGCTTTCTATGTCGGATTTTCTTGGAATTGCAATTTCCGCCGCCGCGCTTGGTGTCGGAGCTCTTACATCCGCCGCAAAGTCGCTTAGCGCCCAGTCAATTTCATGTCCGACAGCGGAGATTACAGGAATTTTTGATTTTGCAATTGCACGCACAACTTTTTCTTCGCTGAACGGAAGCAAATCCTCTAAAGAACCTCCACCTCTTCCGACAATCAAAACATCGCACATATTATATTCATTTGCAACTTTTATCATGTACTCGATTGTGTCCGCGGCATTTTCTCCTTGCACTATCGCAGGAAAAACAATGACACTCACTTTGTCATTTCTTCGGCGTCTTATATTTAAAATATCACGCAGAGCAGCTCCGTTTGGACTTGTAACAACTCCGACTGTTTTTGGAAAAAATGGAACCGTGCGTTTTCTTGCTGAGTCAAAAAGTCCTTCTGCGGCAAGTTTTCTTTTCCGCATTTCAATCATTTCCATTATATTTCCGGCTCCGGCTTCAATCATTGACGAAACTTGAATCTGATAATTTCCGCGCGGACCGTAGACTGTTATTTTTCCTCTTACTTGAACAAGCATTCCGTCTTTTGGAATGAAATTTAATGCAGATGCCGCTCCTCTGAACATTACTGCTGAAATCTGGCTGTCTGAATCTTTAAGCGAAAAATAAAGATGTCCGGACGAGCTTGGCTTGTAGTTTGAAATTTCTCCTTTTAAAATTATATTTTGAAAAGAGCTTTCAAGCATTGTCTTTATAAGTTCCGTCAGCTGCGAGACTGTTAGAGCGTTGTCTTTTTTTGATTCGTTTTGCATTTCCATTTTGCTCCGATTGTAAACATTACGTTTAATTTAGACAAGATATTTTCCGATAATGAAATGATGAAGAATTTAGTTTTTTTATATATAGATGAAAATTCGGCTCATGCTTTTGAAAAGGTTTTTTCTGAAAAATCATGTTTTGAAAAGTGTCTTGAATGGGCGGCTGATGTTTCAAGTTTGTGCGGAATTGTTGTTGCCTGCTTTGAAGAAAATAAAAATACAGTTGAGACTTTTGCATCTTCGTTTGATAAAGCAAAAATAAAAGTTGTTTCAAAAAATTTTTGGAATACTGCAATATTAATAGAAGAAATGCTTGCTCAGGTTTCTTGTTTTTCAGCGGACGATGTTGTTTATTCTTCGGCGGACAGACCATTTCTTGATAGAGAGCTTACGAGTGAACTTCTTGAAAGCCACAGAAAATATATTTCTGAATATACTTTTGCCGATGGCTATCCTTATGGATTTTCTCCGGAAATTATAAATTCTGGAACATTAAAAATCCTTTCTGCTTTTGCATCTGAAACTCACAAGGAGCTTGGAGAATTGCCTGTTTCAAATGAGTGCATTTTCAATGTTATGAAAGCTGATATAAATTCTTTTGAAATTGAATCTGTGATTGCACCCAAAGATTTCAGAATGCTGCGTTTTGATTTTTCATGTTCACAGAAAAGAAATTTTGTTGCTTGCCAGAAACTTTATACGAATGCATTGAAAAATGAAATTCCACTTACTGCCAAAAGTCTTTCTGAACTTGCTGAAAACTGTACTGAAGTTCATCAGACTTTGCCGGCATTTTACAATATTCAGATTTCAGAAAACTGTCTTGCAAATCCATTTTACAATCCTTATCCAAAAGCTTTTAAAAATAAATTCGGATTTTTCCCATTTGAAAAAGAAAATCCAAATCCAAAAGATATGACCTTGGAAAAATTTAATTTTCTTGTTGAGCAGATTTCCAGTTTTTCAGAGGATGCCGTAATTGGCTTGAGTGCTTGGGGAGAACCTTTGCTTAATAAAAACTTTTCTGAATTTGTTGAAATTGTTTTGCGCTATAAGAATCTTTCTGTTCTTGTAGAAACAGATGGAATTTTAGTTACTGAGCAGCTTGCTTCAAAAATTTTTGAAATTTCAGAGCGAGCCGGGAAAAGAAAAAATGGAGCTGAAAATGTAACTTGGATAGTTTCAATTGATTCTTTTAGCGAAGATATGTACAACAAAATTTTTTCAAATGGAAACTTTAATTCTGCAGTGAATTCAATTCTTGCTTTAAATAAATTTTTCCCGACTTCTGTTTATCCGCAGTTTACAAGAATGAATGAAAATGAAGATGAGCTGGAAAAGTTCTATAGATTTTGGCATTCAAAGAATTCTCCTTCCGTCGGAAAAGTTATAATTCAAAAGTACAATGATTTCTGTAAACTTTTGCCTTCAAGAAAACCCGCCGATTTATCTCCGCTTGAAAGAAATGTCTGCTGGCATTTAAAGCGCGACATGACAATTCTTTGCACAGGCGATGTTCCGCTTTGCAGGCAGTTTTTGTTTTCCTCAATAGGAAACGTTTTTGATGAAGGTGTAGAGAATATCTGGAAAAAATATTTTGATGAAATTAAAAATCAGCTTGAAAAAAAATATGGAGAAAAATGCAAGGATTGCGATGAATACTATACCTTCAATTTTTAATCAGCATAAAATTTCTTATACAGTCATCGGCGGAACGGAAAATCCCAAGCAAATTCTTATGCCTGTTACTTGCATAGTTCTTAGCAGGTCGGGAAGACATTATAGAACGCGAGTTCTTGAAAATTTACTGCAGAAGGGATTTGAAAAAATTATAAGCGTGAATCCTGAAAATGAACGGAAAGCAGTAGATTCATTTGCAAGACATTTTCCTACTGTAAAATTTTTAGTTGCATTGGAAAATGTTTCTCAGGGTGAGCTTTTGAATATTGCCTTTTCTGAATCTGAAACCCAGTATGTTTTAGTTGTTCAAGAAGAAATGTGCCTTGAAAAATTTTCTTTCGATGCTTCTATGGTTTCTAAGTTTATGAATAAAAATCAGTTCTGCATTGCTCCAAGACTTTTTTCTGACAGCTCTACAAAACTTCCTGTTGCACTTTTTCCTTCAGCAAGGAAATCTGTTTTTGATGTTGAAGCTGATTCTGTTTTTTTAGACGGACAACCAACTTTGTATCCGGCTGATTACGCAGGTTTTTATAACCGTGAAAAATTTATTCTTCTTGGCGGAATTGACTATACGATTTCTTCTGAATACTGGCAAAAAATTGATTTCTTTTTTAGAGCATGGCTTTGGGGCGAAAAGATAAATTTATCCAAAGGATTTGAGTTTAAATACACAGGCGCAGTTCCTGAAGAAAACCTAACGGTAGATATTTCGTATCTTAGGTTTTACTTGAAAAATCTTTTGCCCA contains the following coding sequences:
- a CDS encoding tetratricopeptide repeat protein — its product is MATNQNSNKDLDKEKNAAAKKTSSAGKMTVSSTETKSTVKKTTVSSAEKKPVAKKSTASSEKAKTTAVAKTAASKKTVETKTSTAKKNSGLLEKSKAVRGSSASVKSTEPKVGVKKTSVEKKSSLPETKKAVVSSAETKATVRKSSVPSIEKKPVARKTVSSSAEEKSAVRKSSVVSEKTKTSSVARTSAVKKSVEPKVFTEEKKLESQKTPLQKTVAVSSLPPKNSLPEKKEETGGVAIKKTEPVLASSFELEKKSAQKNIEPEKMKDKKSNKKVAALLIFLLAVLAGGGFFVLNNQNFFGSKDNAVSELSVEEKLALAQKLIEQGNYEEALKILLGIDASGNSEAAKELRNKISALINEAFSKAFENGREQEILDFIQSLIDNDEIKSALKVLNAIKADPDSPLKERLESLKKSAVDKAIADGKTSELLSLIQQMIDDGNFSEALELLNTISIDGDDEISDMLKNKIERMKKQAQVLQTTENLSDEEKLALAQRLIDEGKFEEALILLNTLNPNEKNQDKIKALKKEAVEKATQAGIDLGEFGFDENGNPILSEEEILRHRNEAKNKREIEAQKIQDAKNEAERKALEEKKAREQKALEAERQKKAAAAKKAQEEKLAREAAAKKAEAERKAKEKALAEQKAKEAAIARKKQLVENYISHGKQLLSENKNKEAVAEFYNAEKNLPAEENTFAGKKLGESASALFDSSEKKSGTEKEFLHDEAVKFAEKSFEKSKEEPNVMFILGMDALEKHNYASAENFLRNATKKEPGNSTYFYQLGRVLAMQKKYNESLAAFQTSIKINGNFAPAHYNSGFVCEKLGKNKEALASYRNAIKIKPDYENAFMGAGHILAEEKNYSEAVKSYSEAVKINPSRAQTYQELGSCYSELKNYSLAEQNFLKALSCPDSTVEKNALTYYNLSTVMFAQDKKNEAFDFAKKTYDNKEKTSSEVKSNISYNLGLLNQELGNENEAIKLYQETLNLDSNHVKANTNLGMILLTKNQPDAAIALLLKAYKNDSKNFEVNNNLGSAYRDTGDFENSVRFYKNALDIEPENLTVKENLAKSYTSAKDYKNARLIYEELVKKQQTEWPLFFELAKVCLAQGDGNGAEKYLLYLQSKAPDFKTSEVNGLLAELQ
- the mutL gene encoding DNA mismatch repair endonuclease MutL produces the protein MTEQRRVKILNAEVARKIAAGEVIDKPCAIVREFMDNAVDSGATRIRVEIASGGIEKIRVIDNGCGMSKEDLIQCAHPHATSKISTETDLLNLSTLGFRGEALSSIAAVSRLEIKSGGWKMNASVTEDHIIEPCASTEGTIAQSSGLFENFPARRQFLKRPASEGIQCRTIFEEKILPRPDIAFTFVNDGEEKLSLPAGQSLKERFVQTNEFFESSDLFYELKHEDSEKNFSFTLIIGEPSVARTSRKDIFIYVNGRKIQEYSLVQAIIYGTQGYFPNGTFPVACLFVEMNPALVDFNIHPSKREARFKDINALHHAVSSTTRNFFKQYTVKSMLTQNAEDKTEAELSNEFSFNSTSIEKNNFVKETFSHQNNIPKINSIYSDVKRGIPRTNFSSSGARQSFFKTKTSQDFFHPMKPNYIPEISSENFSEYEKGFHFAGCVLGTFIIAEKNETLYIIDQHAAHERMIYNQIMAEAGQKQSLLVPYIVQTDSSADDNFIRAIKDKLEEAGFSCKDCGNGKWEFSTVPIRWKGTEADLKKDVLDRRVNPADMINAAAASTACRSAVMDGTVLDEETAKKIAKGALELPDPHCPHGRPVYTTITRQQLFALVKRT
- the xseB gene encoding exodeoxyribonuclease VII small subunit; translated protein: MTNFEEKLKRLEELSASIKKSDISLEDALKDFEEGIKLAKSMEKSLDEMESKIQILMNNPEVSEEDEKSAQGKKQKSKSENAPVLGLFDESSEITGTRA
- the xseA gene encoding exodeoxyribonuclease VII large subunit, whose translation is MQNESKKDNALTVSQLTELIKTMLESSFQNIILKGEISNYKPSSSGHLYFSLKDSDSQISAVMFRGAASALNFIPKDGMLVQVRGKITVYGPRGNYQIQVSSMIEAGAGNIMEMIEMRKRKLAAEGLFDSARKRTVPFFPKTVGVVTSPNGAALRDILNIRRRRNDKVSVIVFPAIVQGENAADTIEYMIKVANEYNMCDVLIVGRGGGSLEDLLPFSEEKVVRAIAKSKIPVISAVGHEIDWALSDFAADVRAPTPSAAAEIAIPRKSDIESNIENFKSILFSEIQNKTNSLRLMLRNFDPENMQTRLQNIEQKYSERFDKAFDSMKDAIENIIKDKRIKIKLCLQNLENCNPQNIFDRGYSMVCDENGKIIRKSSELSNGAKIKIKPAEGLIFATVDKTN
- a CDS encoding spiro-SPASM protein, producing the protein MKNLVFLYIDENSAHAFEKVFSEKSCFEKCLEWAADVSSLCGIVVACFEENKNTVETFASSFDKAKIKVVSKNFWNTAILIEEMLAQVSCFSADDVVYSSADRPFLDRELTSELLESHRKYISEYTFADGYPYGFSPEIINSGTLKILSAFASETHKELGELPVSNECIFNVMKADINSFEIESVIAPKDFRMLRFDFSCSQKRNFVACQKLYTNALKNEIPLTAKSLSELAENCTEVHQTLPAFYNIQISENCLANPFYNPYPKAFKNKFGFFPFEKENPNPKDMTLEKFNFLVEQISSFSEDAVIGLSAWGEPLLNKNFSEFVEIVLRYKNLSVLVETDGILVTEQLASKIFEISERAGKRKNGAENVTWIVSIDSFSEDMYNKIFSNGNFNSAVNSILALNKFFPTSVYPQFTRMNENEDELEKFYRFWHSKNSPSVGKVIIQKYNDFCKLLPSRKPADLSPLERNVCWHLKRDMTILCTGDVPLCRQFLFSSIGNVFDEGVENIWKKYFDEIKNQLEKKYGEKCKDCDEYYTFNF